One segment of Penaeus vannamei isolate JL-2024 chromosome 3, ASM4276789v1, whole genome shotgun sequence DNA contains the following:
- the LOC138866437 gene encoding uncharacterized protein — MPRPPTRPIRPASHATPRAKHETTILHTAGRRATPTTRHAHCHEPSATCRRHCTSQLRHHATPHRQWTPTTRAAPRPATPPRHTTSQYAHHTRAPPGNTYHEPATPPCIRHAHTTQPATPTTRRPTTSQPRPPLSPHTPRASGNTPHAPRPHHEPATPAYTPRPHHEPATPTTRRLTTSQTVRPPHATPTPRASHAHHTPRPHHEPATPTTRHAHTTSQPRPPHATPTPRASHAHHTPRPHHEPATSHTRHAHTDEPATLQHHATSPTPRASHAHHTPAPTNSRAVRTPTTTPRPHHEPAHAHHTPPTPRASQNAHHTPRPHHEPATPTTRHAHTARQAATPNTHTPHSSTRTAMAIATPLRPHLNQPRPPHATPTHHEPATPTTRPHHEPATPTTRAHTTSQRRPPHATPTPTSQPRAPPRHAQHHEPATPTTPPPACSATPRARPSPNTYHATPTRTPAHTPHATPTPRAGHAHPHATPAPRASQ, encoded by the coding sequence ATGCCACGCCCGCCCACGAGGCCAATACGCCCTGCCAGCCACGCCACACCACGAGCAAAGCACGAAACCACCATACTTCATACTGCAGGCCGCAGAGCcacgcccaccacacgccacGCCCACTGCCACGAGCCATCCGCCACCTGCCGCCGCCACTGCACGAGCCAGTTGCGCCACCACGCCACACCACACAGGCAATGGACGCCCACCACTCGCGCCGCACCACGACCAGCCACGCCACCACGCCACACCACGAGCCAATACGCCCACCACACGCGCGCGCCACCAGGCAATACATACCACGAGCCAGCCACACCGCCATGCATACGCCACGCCCACACCACGCAGCCAGCCACGCCCACCACACGCCGCCCCACCACGAGCCAGCCACGCCCACCACTTTCGCCACACACACCACGAGCCAGCGGCAATACGCCACACGCGCCACGCCCACACCACGAACCAGCCACGCCCGCCTACACGCCACGCCCGCACCACGAGCCAGCCACGCCCACCACACGCCGCCTTACCACGAGCCAAACAGTACGCCCACCACACGCCACGCCCACACCACGAGCCAGCcacgcccaccacacgccacGCCCACACCACGAGCCAGCcacgcccaccacacgccacGCCCACACCACGAGCCAGCcacgcccaccacacgccacGCCCACACCACGAGCCAGCcacgcccaccacacgccacGCCCACACCACGAGCCAGCCACGTCGCACACACGCCACGCCCACACCGACGAGCCAGCCACGCTCCAACACCACGCCACTTCGCCCACACCACGAGCCAGCCACGCCCACCACACGCCAGCGCCCACGAATTCACGAGCTGTACGCACGCCCACCACGACGCCACGCCCACACCACGAGCCAGCAcacgcccaccacacgccacCCACACCACGAGCCAGCCAGAATGCCCACCACACGCCACGCCCACACCACGAGCCAGCcacgcccaccacacgccacGCCCATACTGCACGACAGGCAGCCACGCCCAACACACATACGCCACACTCCAGCACACGAACAGCCATGGCCATAGCCACGCCACTGCGCCCACACCTGAACCAACcacgcccaccacacgccacGCCCACACACCACGAGCCAGCCACGCCCACCACACGCCCACACCACGAGCCAGCCACGCCCACTACACGCGCCCACACCACGAGCCAGCGACGCCCACCACacgccacgcccacacccacgagccAGCCACGCGCACCACCACGCCACGCCCAACACCACGAGCCAGCCACGCCCACCACACCGCCACCTGCCTGTTCAGCCACACCACGAGCCAGGCCATCGCCCAATACATACCACGCCACGCCCACGCGAACCCCAGCCCATACGCCACACGCCACGCCCACACCACGAGCcggccacgcccacccacacgccaCGCCCGCACCACGAGCCAGCCAGTAA